The following are from one region of the Cetobacterium somerae genome:
- a CDS encoding Na+/H+ antiporter NhaC family protein yields MVSYGVLSIIPILIAVFLSIKTKNVVLSLFSSVFCGIFILNGYNPLETTKVLVGKYFINQLTDSYNAGVIVLMIFIGGFIELMMMSGGAYAFAESFKNSINSKTKAQLLAYFTGIMIFFSDLGTPLIVGPIFSPFFKRLKLSKEKLAFILDSTSSPVAVLVPFIGWGVFIIGLLQKEFELLNLSLSDYESFIKSIPFNVYPILALTIIPALTLLKLDFGPMRTFENNPIDESSFEIDNSKYHVENAKGSFVWVPILVLLGTLFSMLGVSFITSRVSGSAFRAALTSGYLYAALVLMGLMLFYKSKTFKEIFSIYLNGMKKMSEIVIILILAWSLGVINKDLGADQFLIGFLKTLDINSGFIPAIAFIFGAVISFSTGSSWGTYSIMVPLVIPMAVTFNAPLYVTIGAILSGGLFGDHVSPISDTTILSSAGAGCDHINHVKTQTPYAIVNAILAISVFLIGGFTQNSSLILFAIISQIAILIGIKIFTKNRFYKGDDKCSTFQEDLKKQQVN; encoded by the coding sequence ATGGTTTCATATGGGGTATTATCTATAATTCCAATTTTAATTGCAGTTTTTTTATCTATCAAAACTAAAAATGTAGTTTTGTCACTTTTTTCCAGTGTATTTTGTGGTATTTTCATTTTAAACGGTTACAATCCTCTAGAGACTACAAAGGTTCTAGTGGGAAAATATTTTATCAATCAACTTACAGATAGTTATAACGCTGGAGTTATTGTACTTATGATTTTTATTGGTGGATTTATTGAGCTTATGATGATGTCTGGTGGAGCTTACGCTTTTGCTGAGAGTTTTAAAAACTCTATAAATTCTAAAACTAAGGCTCAACTTTTAGCTTATTTTACAGGGATTATGATATTTTTCTCTGACTTAGGAACACCGTTAATTGTTGGACCAATCTTTAGTCCATTTTTTAAAAGATTAAAGCTTTCTAAGGAGAAACTAGCTTTTATACTAGATTCTACATCATCACCTGTGGCTGTTTTAGTCCCTTTTATTGGATGGGGAGTTTTTATCATAGGACTTTTACAAAAGGAGTTTGAGCTTTTAAATCTGTCTCTTTCAGACTATGAAAGCTTCATAAAATCTATTCCTTTTAACGTTTATCCAATATTAGCACTGACTATTATTCCAGCTTTAACACTACTAAAGCTAGATTTTGGACCTATGAGAACTTTTGAAAATAACCCAATTGATGAAAGTTCTTTTGAAATAGATAACTCAAAATATCATGTAGAAAATGCTAAAGGATCTTTTGTTTGGGTGCCAATACTAGTTCTTTTAGGAACTCTATTTTCAATGCTTGGTGTTTCTTTTATAACTTCTAGAGTTTCAGGAAGTGCTTTTAGAGCAGCTCTAACAAGTGGTTATCTATATGCAGCCCTTGTTTTAATGGGACTTATGCTTTTTTATAAAAGTAAAACATTTAAAGAGATATTTTCTATCTATCTGAATGGCATGAAAAAAATGAGTGAGATTGTTATAATTCTAATTTTAGCTTGGTCTTTAGGTGTTATTAATAAAGACCTTGGAGCTGATCAATTCTTAATTGGATTTTTAAAAACTTTAGATATTAATTCTGGATTTATTCCAGCTATTGCTTTTATATTTGGTGCTGTTATCTCCTTTTCAACTGGTAGTTCTTGGGGAACATACAGTATTATGGTACCACTAGTTATACCTATGGCTGTTACTTTTAATGCTCCACTTTATGTGACAATTGGAGCTATACTTTCAGGTGGACTTTTTGGAGACCATGTTTCACCAATTTCAGATACAACTATACTTTCATCAGCAGGAGCTGGATGTGATCATATAAATCACGTAAAAACTCAAACTCCATATGCTATAGTAAATGCTATTTTAGCTATATCGGTATTTTTAATCGGTGGATTTACACAAAATAGTTCGTTAATCCTTTTTGCAATAATTTCACAAATTGCAATTTTAATAGGAATAAAAATCTTTACTAAAAACAGATTCTATAAAGGAGATGACAAATGCAGTACTTTTCAGGAAGATTTAAAGAAGCAGCAAGTGAACTAA
- a CDS encoding AarF/UbiB family protein — MKNFKLVKLIYKIHTNSPPPLEEIEKMGLLAVKIAQYYALRADFIDESTCVYLAKLYEYSYEAQKQDIDEIIGDDMRILTAMKSYEKLPFASASIGQVHLGFLRNSGNKSEKVAIKIRRENFKKDFLEDVESAKKIVNLVLFFYPKLKKIFNPLEVLNNIEESTLRELDFKNEVEGAEYLKKLKDENIGKFPLENLYFSNFIDNLCTDKVVVSKFIEGKSFNSLLKEKELKYSDLLRVFKYHTFYMFKLGIFHGDLHPGNIILEENGDINLIDCSTIGRVKTKLRVGLFWFFYYLSRYDYDKSAFYLNEMSEKKLKEENYLKFTRKFKVLYRDFKNSTVSQVSLTKRMMETIKLAINSGMEFEEGMFHIIKSLMYLDGMVLKCNPDINLMDDIREFTALLESDKL, encoded by the coding sequence ATGAAAAATTTCAAATTAGTAAAATTGATATATAAAATTCATACAAATTCCCCACCACCATTGGAAGAGATAGAAAAAATGGGGCTTTTAGCAGTAAAAATAGCACAGTACTATGCATTGAGAGCAGATTTTATAGATGAATCAACATGTGTGTATTTAGCAAAACTTTATGAGTATAGCTATGAAGCTCAAAAGCAGGATATAGATGAGATAATAGGAGATGATATGCGGATTTTAACAGCTATGAAATCCTATGAAAAACTTCCATTTGCATCAGCATCTATTGGGCAAGTTCATCTTGGATTTCTAAGAAACAGTGGAAATAAAAGTGAAAAAGTTGCTATAAAGATTCGAAGAGAAAACTTTAAAAAAGATTTTTTAGAGGATGTAGAAAGTGCAAAAAAGATAGTTAATTTAGTGTTGTTTTTTTATCCTAAATTGAAAAAAATCTTTAATCCATTGGAAGTTTTAAATAATATTGAGGAATCAACACTACGAGAGTTGGATTTTAAAAATGAAGTTGAGGGTGCTGAATATTTAAAAAAGTTAAAAGATGAGAATATAGGAAAGTTTCCTTTGGAAAATCTTTATTTTTCAAATTTTATAGATAATTTATGCACAGATAAGGTGGTTGTATCAAAGTTTATAGAGGGAAAAAGTTTTAATAGTTTATTAAAAGAAAAAGAGTTAAAATATTCAGATCTTCTTCGAGTTTTTAAATATCATACTTTTTATATGTTTAAATTAGGGATATTTCACGGAGATTTGCATCCAGGAAATATAATTTTAGAAGAAAATGGGGATATAAACCTTATAGATTGCTCGACTATTGGAAGGGTAAAAACAAAATTAAGAGTAGGATTATTTTGGTTTTTCTATTATTTAAGTAGGTATGATTATGATAAATCAGCTTTTTACTTAAATGAGATGTCAGAAAAAAAATTGAAAGAGGAAAACTATTTAAAGTTTACAAGAAAATTTAAAGTTCTTTATAGAGACTTTAAAAATTCTACAGTTTCTCAAGTTAGTTTAACAAAACGTATGATGGAAACAATAAAGTTAGCTATAAATTCAGGGATGGAGTTTGAAGAGGGAATGTTTCATATAATAAAAAGTTTAATGTATTTAGATGGAATGGTATTAAAATGTAATCCAGATATAAATTTAATGGATGATATAAGAGAGTTTACAGCCCTTTTAGAAAGTGATAAACTGTAA
- a CDS encoding (deoxy)nucleoside triphosphate pyrophosphohydrolase yields MKKIIEVVGAILENPNGDIFCAMRPKDKTFPGMWEFPGGKIEEGEEPKRALEREIKEELNIDIRADKLFDEVQKEYEEFVIKLSTYSCTVLDFSDFKLVEHQEFKWMKKELLMTLNWVPTDIPTVEKLVKL; encoded by the coding sequence ATGAAAAAAATTATTGAGGTAGTAGGAGCTATTTTAGAAAATCCAAATGGAGATATATTTTGTGCTATGAGGCCAAAGGATAAAACTTTCCCAGGGATGTGGGAGTTCCCAGGTGGTAAGATTGAAGAGGGAGAGGAACCTAAAAGAGCTTTAGAAAGAGAAATCAAAGAGGAGTTAAATATAGATATAAGAGCAGATAAACTTTTTGATGAAGTTCAAAAAGAATATGAAGAGTTTGTTATAAAATTATCTACATATAGCTGCACAGTTTTAGATTTCTCAGATTTTAAATTGGTGGAACATCAAGAGTTTAAGTGGATGAAAAAAGAGTTGTTAATGACTTTAAATTGGGTTCCAACAGATATTCCAACTGTAGAGAAGTTAGTGAAATTATAA
- the argH gene encoding argininosuccinate lyase, with the protein MQYFSGRFKEAASELILDFHSSIHFDQRLYRYDIMGSIAHVRGLSKMGIISKDDGDLIEKTLLEILEDIENGKITFSTTYEDIHMNIEKILIDRIGDVGKKLHTGRSRNDQVAVDMRLFTKDEVKKIQSYLIELIEVTTNLGKDHLETYMPGFTHLQKAQPISFGHYMFAYSEMFKRDFIRLNNAFELLDYSPLGCAALAGTTYPIDREFTAHTLGFKGPTLNSLDGVSDRDYLIEIMSTLSIVMMHLSRFSEEIIIYTSNDFGYIELSDAFSTGSSIMPQKKNPDAAELVRGKTGRVYGDLMALLTTMKGIPLAYNKDMQEDKEVFFDAVDTVKGCLQVFVGMVKTLKVKDEVLLLACNDGFINATDVADYLTVKGMSFREAYKITGEIVSYCIDNGLNLETLSLEKYREFSYIFNGDIYETIAIKNCVEKRKSLGGPSKESLLSHLERLNEFLDGAKIDLINYRLNDIM; encoded by the coding sequence ATGCAGTACTTTTCAGGAAGATTTAAAGAAGCAGCAAGTGAACTAATCCTAGATTTTCACTCCTCTATTCACTTTGATCAAAGGTTATATAGATACGACATTATGGGTAGTATCGCCCATGTGAGAGGTCTTTCTAAAATGGGGATTATTTCAAAAGACGATGGGGACCTTATTGAAAAAACTCTTTTAGAAATTCTAGAGGATATTGAAAATGGAAAGATTACTTTCTCTACAACTTATGAAGATATTCATATGAATATTGAAAAAATTCTTATTGATAGAATTGGTGATGTGGGAAAAAAACTTCACACTGGACGTAGTAGAAATGACCAGGTAGCTGTAGATATGAGACTTTTTACAAAGGATGAAGTAAAAAAAATCCAGTCCTATTTAATTGAACTAATTGAGGTTACTACTAACTTAGGAAAAGACCATTTAGAAACATATATGCCTGGGTTTACTCACCTTCAAAAGGCTCAACCAATATCATTTGGACACTATATGTTTGCATATTCTGAGATGTTTAAAAGAGACTTTATCCGTTTAAATAACGCTTTTGAACTACTTGATTACTCACCTCTTGGATGTGCAGCTCTAGCTGGTACAACTTATCCTATCGATAGGGAGTTTACTGCTCATACTTTAGGATTTAAAGGTCCAACTTTAAACTCTTTAGATGGAGTTAGTGATAGAGACTACTTAATTGAGATTATGTCTACTCTTTCAATTGTTATGATGCATCTTTCAAGGTTCTCTGAAGAGATTATTATCTATACTTCAAATGACTTTGGATATATTGAATTAAGTGATGCTTTTTCAACTGGAAGTAGCATAATGCCGCAAAAGAAAAATCCTGATGCAGCTGAACTAGTTAGGGGGAAAACTGGTAGAGTTTATGGGGATTTAATGGCACTTTTAACAACTATGAAGGGAATTCCTTTAGCATACAACAAAGATATGCAAGAGGATAAAGAAGTTTTCTTTGATGCTGTAGACACTGTGAAGGGATGTTTACAAGTATTTGTTGGGATGGTTAAGACGTTAAAGGTAAAGGATGAGGTTTTACTTTTAGCTTGTAACGATGGATTTATCAATGCCACTGACGTTGCAGACTACCTAACTGTTAAAGGAATGAGTTTTAGAGAAGCTTATAAAATAACTGGGGAGATTGTTAGTTACTGTATTGATAATGGGTTAAATTTAGAAACTTTATCACTTGAAAAATACAGGGAGTTTTCATATATTTTTAACGGGGATATATATGAAACAATAGCTATTAAAAATTGTGTTGAAAAAAGAAAGTCCTTAGGTGGACCAAGTAAAGAGAGTTTACTCTCTCACTTAGAAAGATTAAATGAATTTTTGGATGGGGCCAAGATAGATCTTATTAACTATAGATTAAACGATATTATGTAA
- the yfcC gene encoding putative basic amino acid antiporter YfcC: MKKKIRIPDTYVIIFFVVVFAAILTYIIPVGSFTMEKIQYATEAGMKTRTVPVPGSFKYALNDLGQPLTKGIPIFAAGGDMSVTNYIFEGLVSGDKWGTAVGIIAFILITGGAFGIILKTKAVEAGILNMIKKTKGSEALLIPLVFLLFSLGGAVFGMGEEAIPFAMILIPIVVGMGYDSITGIFMCYISTQIGFATSWMNPFSVAIAQGVAGVPVLSGAMFRIVMWVFFTSFGIIYTMRYAKKVKANPELSISYETDKFFRDDFKADESEDLEFKFGHKLVFLTIFLGMSWIIWGVVFHGYYLPEIAAQFTIMGVISGIIGVVFKLNDMTVNDIAISFRKGAEDLIGAAMVVGMAKGIVLVLGGVDAGTPTVLNTVLNSVAGVLSHLHASISAVAMYFFQSVFNFFVVSGSGQAALTMPIMAPLSDLVGVPRQVAVLAFQLGDGFTNMFVPTSGILMAILGIAKIEWGVWAKLQIKFQGILFLLGSIFMIIGVLIKLQ, encoded by the coding sequence ATGAAGAAAAAAATCAGAATACCTGATACGTACGTCATTATCTTTTTTGTAGTTGTCTTTGCTGCAATTCTTACTTACATTATCCCAGTTGGTAGCTTTACCATGGAAAAGATTCAATATGCTACTGAAGCTGGTATGAAAACTAGAACAGTTCCTGTTCCAGGAAGTTTTAAATATGCATTAAATGATTTAGGACAACCACTTACTAAGGGTATTCCTATATTTGCTGCTGGTGGAGATATGAGTGTTACTAACTATATTTTCGAAGGTCTTGTTAGTGGAGATAAGTGGGGAACTGCTGTTGGTATTATCGCATTTATCCTTATCACTGGTGGAGCTTTTGGTATTATTTTAAAAACTAAAGCTGTTGAAGCTGGAATACTTAATATGATTAAAAAGACTAAAGGATCTGAGGCGCTACTTATACCTCTTGTTTTCCTTCTATTCTCTTTAGGTGGAGCTGTATTTGGTATGGGAGAGGAAGCTATTCCTTTTGCTATGATCCTTATACCTATAGTTGTTGGTATGGGTTATGACTCTATTACTGGTATTTTTATGTGCTATATATCAACTCAAATTGGATTTGCTACATCTTGGATGAACCCTTTTAGTGTGGCTATTGCTCAAGGAGTTGCTGGAGTTCCTGTGCTTTCTGGAGCTATGTTCAGAATAGTTATGTGGGTATTCTTCACATCTTTTGGAATTATCTATACTATGAGATATGCTAAAAAAGTTAAAGCTAATCCTGAGTTATCAATATCTTACGAAACTGATAAGTTCTTTAGAGATGATTTTAAAGCTGATGAATCAGAGGATTTAGAGTTTAAATTTGGGCATAAACTTGTATTTTTAACAATATTCTTAGGAATGTCTTGGATTATTTGGGGAGTTGTTTTCCACGGATATTACTTACCTGAAATAGCTGCACAGTTTACTATTATGGGTGTTATTTCTGGAATCATTGGAGTAGTATTTAAGTTAAATGATATGACTGTTAATGATATTGCTATCTCTTTTAGAAAAGGTGCTGAGGACCTTATTGGAGCAGCAATGGTTGTTGGAATGGCAAAAGGTATTGTATTAGTTTTAGGTGGAGTAGATGCTGGAACTCCTACAGTTTTAAATACAGTTTTAAACTCTGTAGCTGGTGTTTTAAGTCATTTACATGCTTCTATATCTGCAGTTGCAATGTACTTCTTCCAGTCTGTATTCAACTTCTTTGTTGTATCAGGTTCTGGACAGGCAGCTTTAACAATGCCAATTATGGCACCACTTTCAGATTTAGTTGGTGTTCCTAGACAAGTTGCAGTATTAGCTTTCCAACTTGGAGATGGATTTACAAATATGTTTGTTCCTACATCTGGTATCTTAATGGCTATTTTAGGAATAGCTAAAATTGAGTGGGGAGTTTGGGCTAAACTTCAAATAAAGTTCCAAGGAATTCTTTTCCTTTTAGGTTCAATTTTCATGATTATTGGAGTTTTAATAAAGCTACAATAA
- a CDS encoding DEAD/DEAH box helicase has translation MKYEFISNTNLENNGNLYRYIENGFKKAKSFCFSVAFINFAGVQIILDILKKSEKHNIKGKILTTNYLHFTELKSIEFLKRFKNIEVKFFDSDKMEGFHTKGYIFEYDDCYKAIIGSSNLTKSGLKSNIEWNTAVTTEKNSDFIKGVLNEFNYLWEKGVENVNPYIVSYVKKEEIVVRKKVRDEYFLAAEDHEFGIYKESDIKPNYMQEIALKNLETTRMYGEKRALCIAATGTGKTYLGAFDVKAFKAKKMLFIVHNEDILKSAMETFKNILPEKTMGFFTGNIKNVDRDYIFATIQSLNNRYQEFNEYEFDYIIVDEAHHITAKSYEKVINYFKPKFLLGLTATPERCDGRNIYEIFHMNVPVEIRLQEALDRELVTPFHYYGVKDISDVNLEGIDLNDIAAVTKALNLEKRVDFIIEKMNFYGYSGERRKTIGFCVSIEHCEYMTKEFLKKGIKAATITGNHGKDLREDIIKKFKDTQDLEVIFTVNIFNEGIDIPCINSILMLRPTASPIIFTQQLGRGLRHYENKEFLTVIDFIGNHSRAFLIALALMGRKGYDKESIKIAVKRDFDNLSKSIHVKMEEICKQEILKQLDNENFNSLKYLKAEYDEFKDYLKGKIPRPLDFIEYEDAPNFYKYVRLQKSYLDFLDKVKDNLFSLNEKERVVIREIERFLPIKRVYEFAIIRELIAKDKKLSKSNILGVVGKYIEISDVNHTVDNIDHAMRYLNGDYYDSQDLKRCGKLFQVFGETIEKTELLNEVLKNKDIKDYILEVLDYGLLKYKESFGTEDYGFPFLKLYENYFMKDVALICNYQMKHSSVRGTGLFTNGNNYFLFVDLHKEADIKESIKYNDKILDRYHFQWESPNTTRVGSERGQNIVKNIEHGINLHIFVRKYKEVDGVVQPYIYIGKGDCVDYKNEKPITTTLKLENPLSKEIYIELTERVEKELQVAEVGEINEKNY, from the coding sequence ATGAAATATGAATTTATAAGTAATACTAACTTAGAAAATAATGGAAATTTATATAGATATATAGAAAATGGATTTAAAAAAGCTAAAAGTTTCTGTTTTTCTGTGGCATTTATTAACTTTGCAGGAGTACAAATAATTTTAGATATTTTGAAAAAAAGTGAAAAACATAATATAAAAGGTAAAATTTTAACAACAAACTATCTTCATTTTACAGAACTGAAATCTATAGAGTTTTTAAAAAGATTTAAAAATATAGAGGTTAAATTTTTTGATAGTGACAAGATGGAAGGATTTCATACTAAAGGATATATCTTTGAGTATGATGATTGCTATAAAGCTATAATAGGTTCTTCTAACCTTACTAAAAGTGGGCTTAAAAGTAATATTGAATGGAATACAGCAGTTACTACAGAAAAAAATAGTGACTTCATAAAAGGGGTTTTAAATGAGTTTAATTACCTTTGGGAAAAAGGTGTTGAAAATGTAAATCCATATATAGTTTCATATGTAAAAAAAGAGGAGATAGTTGTAAGAAAAAAAGTTAGAGATGAATATTTTTTAGCAGCAGAGGACCATGAGTTTGGGATCTATAAAGAGTCGGATATAAAACCAAATTATATGCAAGAGATAGCTTTAAAAAATTTAGAAACAACTAGAATGTATGGGGAGAAAAGAGCTCTTTGTATTGCAGCAACAGGAACAGGAAAAACATATTTAGGGGCTTTTGATGTAAAGGCATTTAAAGCTAAGAAAATGCTTTTTATAGTTCACAATGAAGATATCTTAAAATCTGCTATGGAAACTTTTAAAAATATTCTGCCTGAAAAAACTATGGGTTTTTTTACAGGAAATATAAAAAATGTGGATAGAGATTATATTTTTGCCACAATACAAAGCTTAAATAATAGATACCAAGAGTTTAATGAGTATGAGTTTGACTATATAATAGTTGATGAAGCCCATCATATAACTGCTAAAAGTTATGAAAAGGTTATAAATTACTTTAAACCAAAGTTTTTACTAGGACTAACAGCTACACCTGAAAGATGTGATGGTAGAAATATATATGAGATTTTCCATATGAATGTCCCTGTGGAAATTCGTTTACAAGAGGCTTTAGATAGAGAGCTTGTAACACCATTTCATTATTATGGAGTCAAGGATATATCAGATGTAAACTTAGAGGGAATAGATTTAAATGATATTGCTGCAGTGACTAAAGCTTTAAATTTGGAAAAAAGAGTGGATTTTATTATAGAAAAGATGAATTTTTATGGATATAGTGGAGAGAGAAGAAAAACTATAGGGTTCTGCGTCTCTATTGAGCACTGTGAATACATGACTAAAGAGTTTTTAAAAAAAGGGATAAAAGCAGCAACTATAACAGGAAATCATGGAAAAGATTTAAGAGAAGATATAATAAAAAAATTCAAAGATACACAGGATTTAGAAGTTATATTTACAGTTAATATTTTTAATGAAGGAATAGATATTCCGTGTATAAATAGTATTTTAATGCTAAGACCAACAGCTTCACCAATTATATTTACACAGCAGTTGGGAAGAGGGCTAAGACACTATGAAAACAAGGAGTTTTTAACAGTTATAGATTTTATAGGAAACCATTCTAGAGCTTTTTTAATTGCATTGGCACTTATGGGAAGAAAAGGTTATGATAAAGAGAGTATAAAAATAGCTGTAAAAAGAGATTTTGATAATCTTTCTAAATCTATTCATGTAAAGATGGAAGAGATTTGTAAACAAGAGATATTGAAACAACTAGATAATGAAAATTTTAATAGTTTAAAGTATTTAAAAGCTGAGTATGATGAGTTTAAAGATTATCTAAAGGGAAAAATTCCAAGACCATTAGATTTTATTGAGTATGAGGATGCTCCTAATTTTTATAAATATGTAAGACTTCAAAAATCATATTTAGATTTTCTAGATAAAGTAAAGGATAATCTATTTTCATTAAATGAAAAAGAAAGAGTGGTTATTCGTGAGATAGAGAGATTTTTACCTATAAAAAGAGTGTATGAGTTTGCAATAATTCGTGAGTTAATAGCAAAGGATAAAAAATTATCAAAAAGTAATATTTTAGGAGTAGTTGGAAAATATATTGAGATATCTGATGTTAATCACACTGTCGATAATATAGATCATGCTATGAGATATTTAAATGGAGATTATTATGATTCACAAGATTTGAAAAGATGTGGAAAACTTTTTCAAGTTTTTGGTGAAACTATAGAGAAAACAGAGTTATTAAATGAAGTTTTAAAAAATAAAGATATAAAAGATTATATTTTAGAGGTTTTAGATTATGGACTTTTAAAATATAAAGAAAGTTTTGGAACAGAGGATTATGGTTTTCCATTTTTAAAGTTGTATGAAAACTATTTTATGAAAGATGTCGCATTAATTTGTAACTATCAAATGAAACATAGTTCTGTTAGAGGAACTGGTTTATTTACAAATGGAAATAATTATTTTTTATTTGTAGACTTACATAAAGAGGCAGATATTAAAGAGAGTATAAAATACAATGATAAAATATTGGATAGATATCATTTTCAGTGGGAAAGTCCAAATACAACAAGAGTTGGAAGTGAAAGAGGACAAAATATAGTTAAAAATATAGAACATGGTATTAATTTACATATTTTTGTAAGAAAATATAAAGAGGTTGATGGTGTAGTTCAACCATATATCTATATAGGAAAAGGGGATTGCGTAGATTATAAGAACGAAAAACCGATAACTACAACTTTAAAGTTAGAGAATCCACTTTCTAAAGAGATATATATTGAACTTACTGAAAGAGTAGAAAAAGAGCTACAAGTAGCAGAAGTAGGAGAAATTAATGAAAAAAATTATTGA
- a CDS encoding sodium-dependent transporter, protein MSNERGNWGSSVGFVLAAAGSAIGLGNLWKFPYLAGKNGGGAFVIVYLSLIVILGFSLMLGEMAIGRRGKSDAFGSYNNIKKGWGFIGIFGILCCFIIYSYYVVIAGWIVKYIGMFIRGGLTEDPVTTFGNFISSGTSPIIYSFVIVVVTALIVLKGVSGGIEKASKIMMPILFVFMLIIVARSVTLPNAMEGIKYFLKPDFSQITPTVVIAALGQVFFSLSLGMGAMITYGSYLPKDTNLVKSALCIPVLDTLIALLAGLAILPAVFSFGLEPTAGPGLIFITLPKVFASMPMGNLFGIIFFVLVLFAALTSTISLLEVVVSFVVDQMKLDRKKATILVSGLIAAFAIPNSHSFGPLAELKVFFGLNFFDFLGYLTDNILLPMGGLLLCVFVGFIWDKEDIKREITNDGEVAFPLFSVWMIGVKYLGIQLLALILLQAVGVVGSALSFSLAAIFMLQIFFDVLENRRKVKTA, encoded by the coding sequence ATGAGTAACGAAAGAGGTAATTGGGGATCAAGTGTTGGATTTGTTTTAGCGGCGGCAGGATCAGCTATAGGGCTTGGAAATTTATGGAAGTTTCCTTACTTAGCAGGAAAGAATGGAGGAGGAGCATTTGTAATTGTCTATTTATCTCTAATAGTAATACTAGGTTTTTCTCTTATGTTAGGTGAGATGGCAATAGGTAGAAGAGGAAAGTCTGATGCCTTTGGTTCATATAATAATATTAAAAAAGGTTGGGGATTCATTGGAATCTTTGGAATTTTATGTTGTTTTATTATCTATTCATACTACGTTGTAATCGCTGGATGGATTGTAAAATATATCGGTATGTTTATTAGAGGTGGACTTACAGAGGACCCAGTAACAACATTTGGGAATTTTATCTCTTCTGGAACTTCACCAATTATATATAGCTTTGTTATTGTTGTAGTAACGGCATTAATCGTTTTAAAAGGTGTATCTGGTGGAATTGAAAAAGCAAGTAAAATAATGATGCCAATTCTATTTGTATTTATGTTGATCATAGTTGCAAGATCAGTAACTCTTCCAAATGCAATGGAAGGAATTAAATATTTCCTAAAACCTGATTTCTCACAGATTACTCCTACTGTTGTAATAGCAGCTTTAGGACAGGTTTTCTTCTCACTAAGTTTAGGTATGGGTGCTATGATAACTTATGGTAGTTACCTTCCAAAGGATACTAACCTAGTTAAAAGTGCTCTTTGTATACCTGTGCTAGATACACTAATAGCTTTACTTGCAGGACTTGCTATCCTTCCAGCAGTATTTTCATTTGGACTTGAGCCAACAGCTGGACCAGGATTAATCTTTATAACTTTACCAAAAGTATTTGCATCAATGCCAATGGGTAATCTATTTGGAATTATCTTCTTCGTATTAGTACTGTTTGCAGCTCTTACATCAACTATCTCATTATTAGAGGTTGTTGTATCATTTGTTGTGGATCAGATGAAGTTAGATAGAAAGAAAGCTACAATTTTAGTAAGTGGTTTAATTGCTGCTTTTGCAATTCCAAACTCACACTCTTTTGGACCTTTAGCAGAGTTAAAAGTGTTCTTTGGATTAAACTTCTTTGATTTCTTAGGATACTTAACAGACAATATCTTATTACCAATGGGTGGATTACTTCTTTGTGTATTCGTTGGATTTATCTGGGATAAAGAGGATATTAAAAGAGAGATTACAAATGATGGTGAAGTAGCATTTCCATTATTCTCAGTATGGATGATAGGAGTTAAATACTTAGGTATTCAGCTTTTAGCACTAATTTTACTTCAAGCAGTTGGAGTTGTAGGAAGCGCTTTAAGTTTCTCACTAGCAGCTATATTTATGCTTCAAATCTTCTTTGATGTACTTGAAAATAGAAGAAAAGTAAAAACAGCCTAA